From one Larimichthys crocea isolate SSNF chromosome XVIII, L_crocea_2.0, whole genome shotgun sequence genomic stretch:
- the casq2 gene encoding calsequestrin-2 — protein sequence MLSLWLFLLPCFSLMPLAPAEKGLEFPQYDGKDRVLDINDKNYKKALKKHSMVCLYYHEPIPDSKELQKQHQMTELVLELAAQVMEEKDVGFGMVDSHKDAKVAKKLGFEEEGSIYVFKADRVIEFDGLLSANTLVEFLLDLLEEPVEVIGNALELKAFDRMEEDIRLIGYFKSEESEHYEAFKEAAEQFQPYIKFFATFEKSVAKELTLKMNEVDFYEPFMEEPVTIPGKPHSEEELVEFITEHRRPTLRKLRAEDMFETWEDDIEGIHIVAFAEVEDPDGYEFLEILKEVARDNTHLPELSIIWIDPDDFPLLTPYWEKTFKVDLYRPQIGVVNVTDADSIWMEMDDEEDLPTPQELEDWIEDVLSGKVNTEDDDDDDDDDDDDDDDDDDDDDDDDEDSDDDDDDDDDDDDDDDDDDDDDDE from the exons ATGCTCTCCCTGTGGTTGTTCCTGCTCCCATGCTTCAGCCTCATGCCTCTAGCCCCGGCCGAGAAGGGCCTGGAGTTCCCACAGTATGACGGGAAAGACCGCGTCCTAGACATCAATGACAAGAACTACAAGAAAGCCCTGAAGAAGCACAGCATGGTGTGCCTCTACTACCATGAGCCCATACCAGACAGCAAGGAGCTGCAAAAACAACACCAGATGACAGAGTTGGTGCTGGAG CTTGCAGCTCAGGTCATGGAGGAGAAGGACGTTGGCTTTGGAATGGTCGACTCACACAAAGATGCAAAAGTGGCAAAGAAACTGG GCTTCGAGGAGGAGGGCAGCATATATGTTTTCAAGGCTGACCGGGTGATTGAGTTTGACGGCCTGCTCTCTGCTAACACCCTGGTGGAGTTCCTGTTGGAC CTGCTGGAGGAGCCCGTGGAGGTCATAGGAAACGCTCTGGAGCTGAAAGCCTTTGATAGGATGGAGGAAGACATCCGCCTCATTGGTTACTTCAAGAGCGAGGAATCTGAGC ACTATGAGGCGTTCAAAGAAGCTGCAGAGCAGTTCCAGCCCTACATTAAGTTCTTTGCCACCTTTGAGAAATCG GTGGCCAAGGAGCTGACTCTGAAGATGAACGAGGTGGATTTCTATGAGCCTTTTATGGAGGAACCTGTCACCATCCCAGGCAAGCCTCACTCCGAGGAGGAGCTGGTGGAGTTCATAACAGAACACAGACG ACCGACTCTGAGAAAGCTACGGGCGGAGGATATGTTCGAGACCTGG GAGGATGATATTGAAGGAATCCATATTGTGGCTTTTGCAGAGGTGGAGGACCCCG ATGGTTACGAGTTCTTGGAGATCCTGAAGGAGGTCGCCAGAGACAACACCCACCTACCTGAGCTCAGCATCATCTGGATCGACCCTGATGACTTTCCTCTG TTGACTCCATACTGGGAGAAGACCTTCAAGGTGGACCTGTACAGACCACAGATTGGAGTTGTCAACGTTACAGAT GCCGACAGCATTTGGATGGAGATGGACGATGAGGAGGATCTGCCTACCCCCCAGGAGCTGGAGGACTGGATCGAGGATGTGCTCTCTGGCAAAGTCAACACTgaggatgacgatgacgacgatgatgacgacgatgatgatgacgatgatgacgacgatgatgatgatgacgatgatgaggacagtgatgacgacgatgatgacgacgacgacgatgacgatgatgacgatgatgatgatgatgatgatgatgagtaa
- the LOC109139457 gene encoding potassium voltage-gated channel subfamily E member 2, which yields MWHPKTWQEISGSDWANLTLRLEGSLTNALGQYLDNWRRNVTAAANALDKTMAEENFRNVVWYLAVMIGMFAFIVVAILVSTVKSKRREHSNDPYHQYIKEDWTAQIQQNDMMTNFSAR from the exons ATGTGGCATCCGAAAACCTGGCAAGAG ATAAGTGGCTCTGATTGGGCCAACCTGACCCTTCGTCTGGAGGGGTCCCTGACCAATGCTCTGGGTCAATACTTGGACAACTGGAGGCGTAACGTGACGGCAGCGGCCAACGCTCTGGACAAGACTATGGCTGAGGAGAACTTCAGGAACGTCGTCTGGTATCTGGCGGTGATGATTGGCATGTTTGCCTTCATTGTCGTGGCCATCCTGGTGAGCACTGTCAAATCCAAGAGGAGAGAGCACTCCAACGACCCCTACCACCAGTACATCAAGGAGGACTGGACCGCTCAGATACAACAGAACGACATGATGACTAACTTTTCAGCTAGATAA
- the slc5a3b gene encoding sodium/myo-inositol cotransporter has protein sequence MGPGMEPADIAVVALYFVLVLVIGFLAMWKANRSTVSGYFLAGRSMTWIVIGASLFVSNIGSEHFIGLAGSGAASGFAVGAWEFNALLLLQLLGWVFIPVYIHSGVYTMPEYLSKRYGGNRLKCYFAFLSVLLYIFTKLSVDLYAGALFIQESLGWNLYLSIVLLISMTALLTVTGGLVAVMYTDALQAVLMIGGALTLTAISLVKVGGLEGVRTKYMQAVPNVSAILATGNFTYSPSCRIEPKPDSLRILRGPLDEDIPWPGFILGQTPASIWYWCADQVIVQRVLAAKNIAHAKCSTLMAGFLKILPMFLIVIPGMISRILFADEIACIGPEHCMAVCGSQAGCSNIAYPRLVMAVMPVGLRGLMMAVMIAALMSDLDSIFNSASTIFTLDIYQTFRKKASQRELLTVGRIFVVVMVAISIAWVPVIIEMQGGQTYLYIQEVAGYLTPPIAALFLLGVFWKRCNEKGAFWGGMIGFTLGALRLILAFIYRQPRCDQPDDRPAFIIKVHYMYIAAGLFWISGLVAVVVSLLTSPPDEEQVRTTTVWGLRSVERVPTKDPEEMYRLTSKSNGDGSLHKELPPDVRKERCLDGADIKLLVPSTDHDPATPSTETSPATTPAEQIVNGRVEMIRAEEGCHGNRETSRCISLLEWFCGCKEGAQSAQQKLGQTDERVIAEMLYEPPRVKLFLNLGLVFVCSVGIFMFVYFSL, from the coding sequence atggGTCCTGGAATGGAACCAGCGGACATAGCTGTGGTAGCACTGTACTTTGTCCTGGTGCTAGTCATCGGATTTCTCGCCATGTGGAAAGCCAATCGCAGCACTGTGAGTGGCTACTTCCTGGCCGGCCGTTCAATGACGTGGATAGTGATAGGTGCATCACTCTTCGTCAGCAACATTGGCAGCGAACATTTCATAGGCCTGGCTGGGTCAGGAGCAGCAAGTGGCTTTGCTGTTGGAGCATGGGAATTTAATGCACTTCTACTCCTGCAGCTGCTCGGGTGGGTGTTCATCCCCGTGTATATCCACTCGGGAGTCTACACCATGCCCGAGTATTTGTCAAAACGCTACGGTGGCAACAGGCTAAAGTGTTACTTTGCTTTCTTGTCTGTGCTTCTCTACATTTTTACCAAGCTGTCTGTGGACTTGTATGCTGGAGCGCTCTTTATTCAGGAGTCCCTGGGGTGGAACCTGTATTTGTCTATCGTCCTGCTCATCAGCATGACCGCACTGCTCACTGTCACCGGCGGATTGGTGGCAGTAATGTACACGGATGCACTTCAGGCGGTGTTGATGATCGGTGGCGCTCTGACCTTAACCGCCATCAGCCTGGTCAAAGTTGGTGGGCTAGAGGGTGTCAGAACTAAGTACATGCAGGCAGTTCCCAATGTTTCTGCTATATTGGCCACTGGAAACTTCACCTATTCTCCTTCCTGCCGCATTGAGCCGAAACCAGACTCTCTACGCATCCTACGAGGCCCACTGGATGAAGACATCCCATGGCCGGGCTTCATTCTTGGCCAGACTCCTGCATCTATTTGGTACTGGTGTGCAGACCAGGTCATTGTTCAGAGAGTTCTAGCAGCCAAGAACATTGCTCACGCTAAATGCTCTACACTCATGGCTGGATTTCTCAAGATCCTGCCCATGTTTTTAATCGTCATTCCAGGAATGATCTCCCGCATCTTGTTTGCGGATGAGATCGCCTGCATCGGGCCAGAGCACTGCATGGCGGTGTGTGGCTCTCAAGCCGGCTGCTCAAACATTGCCTACCCACGGCTGGTCATGGCCGTGATGCCCGTGGGACTCAGGGGTTTGATGATGGCGGTCATGATCGCTGCCCTTATGAGCGATCTAGACTCGATCTTTAACAGCGCGAGCACCATCTTCACACTGGACATCTACCAAACCTTTCGAAAGAAGGCGTCTCAGCGTGAATTGCTGACTGTAGGACGCATATTTGTTGTGGTCATGGTGGCAATCAGCATCGCCTGGGTCCCTGTTATCATTGAAATGCAAGGTGGACAGACGTACCTCTACATCCAAGAGGTTGCTGGCTACCTTACTCCACCAATCGCGGCCCTCTTCCTGCTAGGTGTGTTCTGGAAACGGTGTAATGAGAAAGGCGCTTTTTGGGGAGGCATGATAGGTTTCACACTCGGTGCCCTACGACTGATCCTGGCTTTCATTTACCGCCAGCCTCGCTGCGATCAGCCAGATGATAGGCCGGCATTCATCATTAAAGTTCACTACATGTATATTGCTGCTGGGCTGTTCTGGATTTCAGGATTGGTGGCAGTGGTGGTCAGCCTTCTCACCTCTCCACCGGACGAGGAGCAGGTTCGCACCACAACAGTCTGGGGGCTCCGCAGCGTTGAAAGGGTTCCCACGAAGGACCCTGAGGAAATGTACAGGTTGACTTCTAAGAGTAATGGCGATGGAAGCCTCCATAAAGAATTGCCCCCGGATGTCAGAAAGGAGAGGTGTTTGGATGGGGCGGATATCAAACTCCTGGTCCCATCCACTGACCATGACCCAGCAACTCCCAGTACGGAAACATCCCCTGCCACCACCCCTGCGGAACAAATTGTTAATGGAAGGGTGGAGATGATCAGAGCCGAGGAAGGCTGTCATGGTAATCGGGAGACCAGCAGGTGTATATCTTTACTGGAATGGTTCTGCGGATGTAAGGAGGGCGCACAGAGCGCTCAGCAAAAACTAGGGCAGACGGATGAGAGAGTCATTGCAGAGATGCTGTACGAGCCACCTAGAGTTAAACTTTTCCTCAACTTAGGTCTGGTATTCGTCTGCTCTGTGGGcatcttcatgtttgtttatttctcactTTAG